AAAGATCTGATGGCCGTTAAATCGATCGCTATCCCCGGAGCCGTGGTGCAGATCGCCGCCGCTACGCTGCTTGGGATGGGGCTGTCGTGGGCGCTGGGATGGCCTCCCATGACTGGCCTGGTGTTCGGGCTCTGCCTCTCAACCGCCAGTACCGTGGTGCTACTGCGTGCGTTAGAAGAGCGACAGCTAATAGACAGCAAACGTGGGCAGATCGCTATCGGCTGGCTGATTGTTGAAGATTTGGTGATGGTGCTGGCGCTGGTACTGCTGCCTGCCGTGGCCGGGCTGTTTGAAGAGGGAAATGCCAGCGTAACGATGGTCCTGTTCGACCTGCTGATCACTATCGGTAAAGTGGTGGCCTTTATGGTGCTGATGATGGTCGTGGGCCGACGCGTCGTACCGTGGATCCTCGCCCGAAGCGCGGCGACCGGCTCTCGCGAGCTGTTTACTCTGTCGGTGCTGGCGCTGGCGCTGGGCATTGCCTTTGGCGCGGTCGAGTTCTTTGACGTTTCCTTCGCGCTGGGCGCTTTCTTTGCCGGCATGGTGCTCAACGAGTCGGAGTTAAGTCATCGTGCCGCACACGATACGCTTCCGCTACGTGACGCCTTCGCGGTGCTGTTCTTTGTGTCGGTGGGAATGCTGTTTGACCCGATGATCCTTATCCAACAGCCGCTGGCGGTGCTGGGCGCGCTGGCAATCATCGTGCTGGGTAAATCGCTGGTTGCACTGCTGCTGGTGCGCTTGTGCGGGCACTCTAACCGCACCGCGCTGACCATCTCCGTCAGTCTGGCGCAGATCGGCGAATTTGCTTTTATCCTCGCCGGGCTGGGAATTTCGCTGAACCTTCTGCCAGAGAGTGGGCGTAATCTGGTGCTGGCCGGGGCCATTCTGTCGATTATGCTTAATCCTATTCTTTTTGCCCTGCTGGAACGCTACCTGGTTAAAACGGAAAGCCTCGAAGAGCAGACCACGAAAGAGACAGAAGAAGATGAGAAACAAATCCCCGTCGATCTCTGTAATCATGCGATTATCGTCGGCTTTGGCCGTGTTGGCAGCCTGCTGGGCAGCCGCCTGATGGCAGCCGGCATTCCTGTGGTGGTGGTGGAGAACAGCCGTGCGCGGGTAGAAGCCTTGCGCGAACGCGGTATCCCGGCGGTACTTGGTAACGCGGTGCTCGGCGATATCATGGACCTGGCGCGTCTTGATTGCGCCCGCTGGCTGCTGATGACCATCCCCAACGGCTACGAATCCGGTGAAATCGTCACCGCCGCGCGTGAAAAACGGCCCAATATTGAAATCATTGCCCGTGCCCATTATGACGATGAGGTGACCTACATCGAGGAACGCGGTGCGGATCGCGTGGTGATGGGTGAACGCGAGATTGCCAACAGCATGCTGAATATAATGCTGCCGCTACCGGACGAAAAACCGGATACCTGTCCAGTCTAATCTGGCCTGATGCGATAAGGGGCTGAATGCTAAACCGACCAGCCCCATTCAATACCGTTCAGATTTAACGTGATCACGCCTTTCCTCCTTCTTTTTTTCACGAAAAAAGGACGAGTTCTTTTCCGGCTAAAAGGGTGATGCACAGGAAACGGTTAATTATCCTGTACATCCAGATAAAATTTAGCGTTCCCAGTACGACTCTTCGAGGCTATCTTCACGCTCAGGCAGGCCACGCGTCAGACGCGGAGAGTGCTGGTTCAGCACCTGATAACTGACGCGGTTTGCGTACTTGCATACCTGTGCCAGTGAAGAATAGGTCAGATAACTCCGCGCATGTTTACTGGAATTAGGGACGTTGGCACGATGGAAGTTATTGGCGGTAATATCGTGTAACAGCGCCGCCAGCGCACCATCGCCAGCCCCATTGGTGTTCATGATCTTTTCCGGCCCGCCCATATAGGGGGCAATGTGGGAAAAAATCCGCAGCGGCTGGCTACAGTCCTGATAGCGCATAGCCCGACTAAATTCATATTGGTTAAATTCAGGGATCGCACCGGGTAACAGCGGGTGCTGGGTAACGCGCTTACCGGACTCTTCGGTAAACGCAGCCATATACAGTCCGTTGGGCCCGGCGGTACACAACACCAGGTCAACCCAGTCGAGCGCCACGTTCGCCGCCCGTAGCGGATCGCGTTCGCCGGTCAGCTCATAGGCTTCCTCTTCATTCATCGCCACGACTGAGACATGATCGCGGATAAAATCACGCCAGAACTGCGGATTATCCGCAATCACGTGTTTAGTACCCAGCGTCAGCACGACCGGTACATTGTGCTTTTTCGCCCATTCAATCGCCCGCATGGTGGCCAGCGGCATCGGTTCGCCGGGGCTGCAACGGACCAGATAA
This DNA window, taken from Erwinia tasmaniensis Et1/99, encodes the following:
- the ybaL gene encoding YbaL family putative K(+) efflux transporter; its protein translation is MHHTTPLITTIVGGLVLAFLFGMLANRLRISPLVGYLLAGVLAGPFTPGFVADTNLAPELAELGVILLMFGVGLHFSLKDLMAVKSIAIPGAVVQIAAATLLGMGLSWALGWPPMTGLVFGLCLSTASTVVLLRALEERQLIDSKRGQIAIGWLIVEDLVMVLALVLLPAVAGLFEEGNASVTMVLFDLLITIGKVVAFMVLMMVVGRRVVPWILARSAATGSRELFTLSVLALALGIAFGAVEFFDVSFALGAFFAGMVLNESELSHRAAHDTLPLRDAFAVLFFVSVGMLFDPMILIQQPLAVLGALAIIVLGKSLVALLLVRLCGHSNRTALTISVSLAQIGEFAFILAGLGISLNLLPESGRNLVLAGAILSIMLNPILFALLERYLVKTESLEEQTTKETEEDEKQIPVDLCNHAIIVGFGRVGSLLGSRLMAAGIPVVVVENSRARVEALRERGIPAVLGNAVLGDIMDLARLDCARWLLMTIPNGYESGEIVTAAREKRPNIEIIARAHYDDEVTYIEERGADRVVMGEREIANSMLNIMLPLPDEKPDTCPV
- a CDS encoding inosine/guanosine kinase — protein: MKFPGQRKSKHYFPVSARDPLLQPVQPENEAARSWIVGIDQILVDIEAKVDDEFVHRYGLSIGHSLVITDDVAEALYGELQRDNLITHQFAGGTIGNTLHNYSVLADDRSVLLGVMCNNVQIGGYAYRYLCNTSSRTDLNYLQGVEGAIGRCFTLISEKGERTFAISPGMMNQLRPESIPEEVIAGASALVLTSYLVRCSPGEPMPLATMRAIEWAKKHNVPVVLTLGTKHVIADNPQFWRDFIRDHVSVVAMNEEEAYELTGERDPLRAANVALDWVDLVLCTAGPNGLYMAAFTEESGKRVTQHPLLPGAIPEFNQYEFSRAMRYQDCSQPLRIFSHIAPYMGGPEKIMNTNGAGDGALAALLHDITANNFHRANVPNSSKHARSYLTYSSLAQVCKYANRVSYQVLNQHSPRLTRGLPEREDSLEESYWER